The genome window GAAGCCCGAATAGATCCCAACAATAAAAATACCAATGATTGATAAAAATTGGCCAATCCGTGATTTACCAAATAATTTACTGTTTCCTGCCATCGTCCCTGTACTTTGCTTCGGATGATGGGGAAATAACAAGATAATTCCAGCTAACGCAATGCATAATGGCACCAGTTCCGCAAACCACTTACTGGGGACAGCAAACAGTAAAAAAGCCCCAATAACGGAACCAGCAAATACCAATGGCAGAATAATCCATAATTGCCGGCGATTATGCTCTAATTCCTTAAACGATGAAAAGACCGAACTATAGTTACCAGTGACTGTCGAAAAAGCACTCGTTACGTTTGCCATCACTGGCGGTAATCCTAGTGCAAGCAGTGATGGGTACGAGACTAGTGATGCTAAACCAGCGGCTGCACTAATAATCCCCGAAAGAATCCCAATTCCTAGTAATAATAAAACAAAAACTACTCCACTCATTTCTTAAACCATCCCTTTTAAATGCTAGTGTTAATTGTAAACCACTTTTCTAAGATAAGTAACCTAATTAACGATTTGCATTTCGTTATAATATTAGCTATGATAATAGAGAATAAATCTGGGGTGCCAAACGGCTGAGATAATACCCATTGAACCTGCTCTGGTTAATACCAGCGAAGGGAGATTCAGTGATATTAACTTAATGATTAACTCCATGATTTTTTGTCATGGAGTTTTTTTGCCCTTATATCTTAAGGAGTTTTATTATGACTAAACGTTCATTACATTTGCGTGACATTATTTTGCTTGCCCTAATTGGAATTATTTTTGGTGTAATTTATTTTGCAGCCGGCTTTGTCTATAACGGGCTAACTGTTCTGCTGACACCAATTGGTTATGGTCCAATGGCTAACGATTTAACAATGGGAATCTGGTGTATGGCTGGACCGCTTGCCGGCTTTTTGCTTCGGACACCGGGAGCGGCTTTCTTTGGTGAGTTTTTGGGAGCCGCCGTTGAAATGCTTCTCGGCGATCAGTGGGGAGCAGCCAACCTAATTTCTGGAGCAGTTCAAGGTATCGGGTCTGAGTTAGGTTTTACTTTTACGCTTTATAAAATGTATAACTGGTTGACCTTACTCATCTCATCCCTCACCCTTACATTTGTTACCTTTGGCTGGGATTGGTTCCGCAATGGTTATAATCACTTCAGCGGACAAATGCTCATTATTATGCTTATTGCGCGCTTCATTTCAATGTTTGTCTTCTCTGGAATTCTGGTTAAATTGATTACTAATCTTCTCCAACGAGCCCACTTAATTAAACACTAAGACTATGAAAAATATACGATTTAATGATCTTTCATTTAATTTTGATCAGCAACCAATCCTTAAAAATATCACCGCCGAATTTACGGCCGGAAAGATTCACTTACTTACTGGGGTCTCTGGGAGCGGTAAATCCACCATTCTCAAGTTAATTGCTGGTCTCCTGCCTAAATATGGTGGTGAAATAGTTACTGGAGCAGTCGATGTACCAACAGATGCTCAAATTGGGATGGTATTTCAAGATCCGTTAATGCAATTTGCCCTTGATACGCCACGCCACGAATTAGAATTCACCCTAGAAAATTGCCAGGTACCCACTGACAAAATTCCAGAGCGCGTTAAAGAAGCTTTACAATTTGGTAAAGTTGATGATCTTGCTAACCGGTTAATCACCACTCTTTCCGGTGGGCAACAACAGCGCGTGGCTTTAGCAGCTGCTACAGCAATGCAACCAAACGTGCTTTTATTAGACGAACCCTTTGCCAATATTGATGAAGAAAACCGCCAACTTATCCTTAAACAATTAGTCCGCCTCAACAGTGACTATCACACAACAATTATCATTACTGACCACGATTTGCATGGTTACGAGCGACTACATCCACTGGTTTGGCAATTAGCTAAGGGGCGCCTTGCCCAGCTTTCCACTAAAAATAGTAACCAACTTTTGACAGCGAGCGCTACTCCCCAAATTACCACTGCTCTTCCCCCGTCAACCTTACCTGTGATTATCAAATTTGATGAATTAGCAATAAAAAGAGGGAATCATTTCTTACTTTTACCAACCAATTTAGGCATTGTTAAAAATAAAATAACTTTATTAACGGGGCCAAATGGGATTGGTAAATCTACCCTTCTAAAAGCAATTGCCCGACTTTTAAAATATGAAGGAAAGATTGACTATGCGGGGGAAAGCATTCAAAAAATATCACCTGGGAAATATTACAAGCATCTGGGATTAATTTTTCAACATGCAAACGATCAATTCCTAAATGTAACTGTTGGCGAAGAACTGGCATTGGGCTTTAAGACTTGCCAGAATCCCTATTTTAGCCAACAACAAGTCAACGAAGCATTAGCAGCTCTTGGTCTGAACGGAAGAGAAGATCAAGTTGTTTATTCTTTAAGCGGTGGTCAAAAGAAAAAGCTGCAAATCTTGCTGATGTTAATGCGCGGACAAGAAACATTATTACTGGATGAACCATTCACTGGTTTAGATCCAGCATCTTTAAAGACTGTCCTACAACTAATCAAAGCATCCCAAAAAGAAAAACCACAGACTTTGCTAATTGTTAGTCATCAATTAAGCGGACTTGATGGTTTCATTGATTATCATCTTACAATGAATCATCAACGTCTTAATTATGTTGGAGGGAGTTATGAATCCTAGTTTAAAATTATTACTTGTTATTTTGCTTTCACTTGAGCTGACTTTTGTGACTAAGCTGTGGATTAACCTGATTGTCATTGTAGTGTGTTTGCTAATCCTTATTCATCAGCGATTTCACTGGCGACAATTTTGCTGGTTGGCTTTTGTCCCTCTCTTTCCGGCACTAGCTATTTTCATTACAATTGTCTTCTTTAGTCCTAGTCATAGTCTCTTCGATGGAACCGTTCTTTTCAGCCGACTCTATGTTTATGTCTGCCTTGGAACAGTCTTTACGTTTACAACCGATACCTTAACGCTTGCTCGCTCATTAGAACAAAATTGTCACCTTCCCAGCAAATACGCTTATGGGGTGCTCGCCGCTCTTAATCTAATTCCGAAAATGAAACAAGCCGTTACAACTATTTATACGGCCGGACAAATGCGAGGTGTTAATTTACATTGGTGGTCACCAACGCTCTACTTCAAAGCGATTCTGGTTGCGATTCAATGGTCAGATCAATTAGCGCAGGTCATGGAATCACACGGTTTCGTTGAAGGACAAGCACGAACAGCTACCGTGGATATCCCGATTACCAGCCACGATTGGCTTTCTTTTTTTAGTATTATTTGCCTTGTACAGATAATTGTAATTGCGCTCCCTTGAGTTTTCATGCGATAATAATATAAAAAGAAAGGACTGATATAGTGAACGATAATAATTTAACGGACCGGATCGTTAACGCTTTATCCTATTTAAGCATCTTATTTTTACCAGTTATCTTTCCACTAATTGTGTGGATAATTGCCAAAAGCAGTGATCGACCAACTATTGCCAAAAACGCTCGCTATGCATTTTGGAGTCAAATTTTCCCATTGTTATATGTAATAGGTGCAATTTTAGTCTTTAGTGTCTTTTCATTAAACCCCGCTAACTTCCACGGGGGCGCATTGTTTGGAATTCTCCTAACATTTGCTCTTTTATTAGCCCTTTTGTTATTTATTTATAATATTGCCATGGCCGTAAAAATGCTGATTGGCCGTGAATAAGCTTAAGTAAGAGAGTAGAGACCAGGAAATGCTAGTATTTTCCCGGTCTCTCATTTTTTATCCAAAATATCAAGTGAGGTGATTAATCGATGGAAATGATTTTAGGCATTGTTCTTCTATTGACTGCTGTTGTTGCAGCTAATGTTGTTCATCTTGTTTACCCTAAGATTCCACTATCCATCTATCAAATTATTGCAGGAATTCTTTTAGCATCCCTGCCTACTGAGGCCACTAACTTTACCATGCATCCAGAATTATTCATGATGGTGATTATTGCTCCTTTAATGTTTAATGACGGGCAGAACCAATCATTCCGTTATCTTTCAAGCAATATCAAATCGATCCTATCAATGACTGTTGGATTAGCACTTGTAACGGTCTTGATTACTGGTAGCTTTTTACATTGGCTTCAACCAGCAACGTTCTCCTTAGCACTTGCCTTTATGTTGGCCGCGATTGTTACGCCGACTGATGCGGTCGCTGTAAAGTCAATTACTACTAATATGAAGGTACCGAAAAATGTTAATGGTGCTCTGGAATATGAATCCCTCTTTAATGATGCATCGGGAATTGTGCTTTTAGACTTGGCGCTGGAAACCTACCGTTCTGGACAATTTTCGCTTGGTCATGGAATCTGGATCTTTGTTTATGTTTTCTTTGGCGGAATTATCTTCGGAGCAGTGTTAGGGAGCCTGTTAATTAGTCTCCGTATTAGTTTGATGCGGAAGCACGTTGATATTGGCTCCATCGTTATTCCGATCAACGTAATGACTCCCATCGTTGTTTACTGGTTGGCTGAAGAACTACA of Limosilactobacillus reuteri subsp. reuteri contains these proteins:
- a CDS encoding ATP-binding cassette domain-containing protein, which codes for MKNIRFNDLSFNFDQQPILKNITAEFTAGKIHLLTGVSGSGKSTILKLIAGLLPKYGGEIVTGAVDVPTDAQIGMVFQDPLMQFALDTPRHELEFTLENCQVPTDKIPERVKEALQFGKVDDLANRLITTLSGGQQQRVALAAATAMQPNVLLLDEPFANIDEENRQLILKQLVRLNSDYHTTIIITDHDLHGYERLHPLVWQLAKGRLAQLSTKNSNQLLTASATPQITTALPPSTLPVIIKFDELAIKRGNHFLLLPTNLGIVKNKITLLTGPNGIGKSTLLKAIARLLKYEGKIDYAGESIQKISPGKYYKHLGLIFQHANDQFLNVTVGEELALGFKTCQNPYFSQQQVNEALAALGLNGREDQVVYSLSGGQKKKLQILLMLMRGQETLLLDEPFTGLDPASLKTVLQLIKASQKEKPQTLLIVSHQLSGLDGFIDYHLTMNHQRLNYVGGSYES
- a CDS encoding DUF4870 domain-containing protein; amino-acid sequence: MNDNNLTDRIVNALSYLSILFLPVIFPLIVWIIAKSSDRPTIAKNARYAFWSQIFPLLYVIGAILVFSVFSLNPANFHGGALFGILLTFALLLALLLFIYNIAMAVKMLIGRE
- a CDS encoding sulfite exporter TauE/SafE family protein — translated: MSGVVFVLLLLGIGILSGIISAAAGLASLVSYPSLLALGLPPVMANVTSAFSTVTGNYSSVFSSFKELEHNRRQLWIILPLVFAGSVIGAFLLFAVPSKWFAELVPLCIALAGIILLFPHHPKQSTGTMAGNSKLFGKSRIGQFLSIIGIFIVGIYSGFFNAGAGVLMLTLLTVINRQKSFAVNNALKNVAMTVTNTTSWIVFALETTIYWNYVIPLMIGNVIGGYLGPIIVRHLPGRLMQIIVGVGSLILAVSLVIRNLI
- a CDS encoding ECF transporter S component produces the protein MTKRSLHLRDIILLALIGIIFGVIYFAAGFVYNGLTVLLTPIGYGPMANDLTMGIWCMAGPLAGFLLRTPGAAFFGEFLGAAVEMLLGDQWGAANLISGAVQGIGSELGFTFTLYKMYNWLTLLISSLTLTFVTFGWDWFRNGYNHFSGQMLIIMLIARFISMFVFSGILVKLITNLLQRAHLIKH
- a CDS encoding energy-coupling factor transporter transmembrane component T family protein, which produces MNPSLKLLLVILLSLELTFVTKLWINLIVIVVCLLILIHQRFHWRQFCWLAFVPLFPALAIFITIVFFSPSHSLFDGTVLFSRLYVYVCLGTVFTFTTDTLTLARSLEQNCHLPSKYAYGVLAALNLIPKMKQAVTTIYTAGQMRGVNLHWWSPTLYFKAILVAIQWSDQLAQVMESHGFVEGQARTATVDIPITSHDWLSFFSIICLVQIIVIALP